One window of Flavobacterium dauae genomic DNA carries:
- a CDS encoding thioredoxin domain-containing protein codes for MQNQLSGSYSPYLLQHANNPVFWQIWNNENTAKAKKTNKLLIISIGYAACHWCHVMEKECFEDDDVAAVMNAYFTSFKIDREEFPVIDAFYMQALQLMTKQGGWPLNIVALPNGLPVWGATYVSKEQWIEVLEQLNDLFQTDPEKMYDYAEKLKNGIQLANNTLEIYPKKTSNFNLEPLLVNWKKSFDEEFGGYQRAPKFMMPTNLNFLYQFGLEYNDAFVKNHVELTLTKMAYGGLFDVIEGGFSRYSVDHKWHIPHFEKMLYDNAQLLTTYSNAYLISNNLLYKEIVTKTVQFVIDNWQDTSGGFYAAYDADSYNDESKLQEGAYYFWKENELKQLISKEEWELFSEVFSINIDGFWHEADAFVLFQKDDINTIANKFNIHIDQLFRLKSKWENLLLKNRQKRKKPLLDDKIIVSWNALLLTGLLSAKKIIPSKELDDVINNLADFLQFKAYQNDRLGHTYKKNTVYIDGNLDDYAFTIEAFIQLFNHTQKIEHLQFAKSLLFQAMDLFFDEQHLFFKSGENESIGTIFEIEDNVIPSANALMSRNLFYLGFIFSNDYFMTLSKEMTNRIIGEIEYASAFSEWLTNNLIFNRTFEYIVIKNSTKDELKLINNKNTFKIIIDNSLNLPILDAYKNQDKKFQVCNLNSCRIQTNDITEIN; via the coding sequence ATGCAAAATCAATTAAGCGGTTCTTATTCTCCTTATTTACTTCAACACGCCAATAATCCTGTTTTTTGGCAAATTTGGAATAACGAAAATACTGCAAAAGCAAAAAAAACAAATAAACTGCTAATTATCAGTATTGGTTATGCGGCTTGTCACTGGTGTCACGTTATGGAAAAAGAATGTTTTGAAGATGATGATGTAGCTGCTGTAATGAATGCTTATTTTACAAGTTTTAAGATCGATCGCGAAGAATTTCCTGTAATTGATGCCTTTTATATGCAGGCGTTACAGTTAATGACCAAACAAGGTGGCTGGCCGTTAAACATTGTTGCCTTACCCAACGGATTACCCGTTTGGGGAGCCACTTATGTTTCAAAAGAACAATGGATAGAGGTGCTGGAACAATTAAACGATTTGTTTCAAACCGATCCCGAAAAAATGTACGATTATGCCGAAAAGCTTAAAAACGGTATTCAATTAGCAAACAATACATTAGAAATTTATCCCAAAAAAACTTCAAATTTCAATTTAGAACCTTTGCTTGTAAACTGGAAAAAAAGTTTCGATGAAGAATTTGGCGGTTATCAGCGTGCTCCAAAATTTATGATGCCTACTAATTTGAATTTTCTGTATCAGTTTGGTTTGGAATACAACGATGCTTTTGTGAAAAATCACGTAGAACTAACCCTTACAAAAATGGCTTACGGCGGGTTGTTTGATGTGATTGAAGGCGGATTTTCCCGTTACAGTGTTGATCATAAATGGCATATTCCTCATTTTGAAAAAATGTTGTACGACAATGCCCAGCTATTAACCACTTACAGCAATGCCTATTTAATTTCAAATAATTTACTCTACAAAGAAATTGTTACCAAAACCGTGCAGTTTGTCATTGATAACTGGCAGGATACATCGGGCGGATTTTACGCTGCTTACGATGCCGATAGTTATAATGATGAAAGCAAATTGCAAGAAGGGGCTTATTATTTTTGGAAAGAAAACGAGCTGAAACAATTAATCAGTAAAGAAGAATGGGAATTGTTTTCAGAAGTTTTTTCAATAAATATTGACGGATTTTGGCACGAAGCTGATGCGTTTGTTTTATTTCAGAAAGACGATATAAATACTATTGCCAACAAATTTAATATTCATATAGATCAACTTTTTAGGTTAAAATCAAAATGGGAAAATTTATTGCTTAAAAACCGCCAAAAAAGAAAAAAACCGTTATTAGACGATAAAATTATTGTTTCGTGGAACGCACTATTACTTACAGGTTTACTATCGGCAAAAAAAATTATTCCGTCAAAAGAATTAGATGATGTCATTAATAACCTGGCAGATTTTTTACAGTTTAAAGCCTATCAAAATGATCGGTTAGGTCATACTTATAAAAAAAACACCGTTTATATTGACGGAAACTTAGACGATTACGCCTTTACAATTGAAGCATTTATCCAACTATTTAATCACACACAAAAGATAGAACATTTACAATTTGCAAAAAGTTTACTTTTTCAGGCAATGGATTTATTTTTTGACGAACAACACCTATTTTTCAAATCGGGAGAAAACGAATCAATTGGCACAATTTTTGAGATAGAAGATAACGTAATTCCATCTGCAAATGCCTTAATGTCAAGAAATTTGTTTTATTTAGGTTTTATTTTTAGCAATGATTATTTTATGACCCTTTCTAAAGAAATGACTAATAGGATAATTGGAGAAATAGAATACGCAAGTGCTTTTTCAGAATGGTTAACAAACAATTTAATTTTTAACCGTACTTTTGAATACATTGTTATAAAAAACAGTACAAAAGATGAGTTAAAATTAATTAACAACAAAAATACGTTTAAAATAATTATAGATAATTCGTTAAATCTCCCTATTTTAGACGCCTATAAAAATCAAGATAAAAAGTTTCAGGTTTGTAATTTAAACAGTTGTAGAATTCAAACCAATGATATAACCGAAATTAATTAA
- a CDS encoding DUF420 domain-containing protein has translation MTQTLQNEKKYNIWIWILSIAIPVVVAILFSVNLHDLGYNVKPLSFLPPIYASINGLTAVLLVLAVRAIKKGNQPLHERLIKICIACSIAFLAMYVAYHMTSIETKFGGEGAIRYVYFFILITHILLSIIIIPFVLVTFVRGISGSYQRHKKLARITYPMWLYVAVTGVIVYLMISPYYVH, from the coding sequence ATGACACAGACTTTGCAGAACGAAAAAAAATACAACATCTGGATTTGGATTTTATCAATAGCAATACCTGTAGTTGTTGCAATTTTATTTAGTGTAAACCTGCACGATTTAGGATATAACGTAAAACCACTTTCGTTTTTACCTCCAATTTATGCTTCTATAAACGGATTAACGGCTGTATTGTTGGTATTGGCAGTTAGGGCAATTAAAAAAGGCAATCAACCGTTACATGAGCGGTTAATTAAGATTTGTATTGCGTGTTCAATAGCTTTTTTGGCAATGTATGTGGCGTATCACATGACATCGATTGAAACCAAATTTGGAGGCGAAGGTGCAATAAGGTATGTTTACTTTTTTATACTGATAACCCACATTTTATTATCAATCATTATTATTCCGTTTGTTTTGGTAACATTTGTACGCGGAATTTCGGGTTCATACCAACGTCATAAAAAACTGGCACGCATCACGTACCCAATGTGGTTGTACGTAGCGGTTACCGGTGTTATTGTTTATTTAATGATTTCTCCGTATTATGTTCACTAA
- a CDS encoding SCO family protein: MKKNNSYIWISLIILVFGIYAVPKIVDRFKNATVVENDRLNVANRKELKVIGKAPAFSFTNQNNETITNADYQGKVYLVEFFFSNCPTICPIMNENMVKIQNEFRTNENFAIASITIDPENDTPEHLKKHAEFLGATMKNWNFLTGAEDDIFALSKKFNLYVGKNDDAPGGFEHSGLFALIDKNGNIRSRNMENMDYPIIYYDGTDDAGVKMLKEDIQQLIKE, from the coding sequence ATGAAAAAAAATAATTCATACATCTGGATTTCGCTCATCATATTGGTTTTTGGAATCTATGCTGTTCCTAAAATTGTAGATCGCTTTAAAAATGCTACTGTGGTTGAAAACGATCGGTTAAATGTAGCCAATCGCAAAGAATTAAAAGTAATTGGCAAAGCACCGGCGTTTTCGTTTACCAATCAAAATAACGAAACTATTACAAATGCCGATTATCAAGGGAAAGTATATTTGGTTGAATTTTTCTTTTCTAATTGTCCAACCATTTGTCCAATAATGAACGAAAATATGGTAAAGATTCAAAATGAATTTAGAACAAACGAAAACTTTGCCATTGCATCAATCACGATAGATCCAGAGAACGATACACCGGAACATCTTAAAAAACACGCAGAATTTTTAGGAGCAACAATGAAAAATTGGAATTTTTTAACCGGTGCCGAAGATGATATATTTGCTTTGTCTAAAAAATTTAATTTGTACGTTGGTAAAAACGACGATGCCCCGGGCGGTTTTGAACATTCTGGTTTATTTGCTTTAATTGATAAAAACGGGAACATTCGTTCACGTAATATGGAAAATATGGATTACCCAATTATTTATTATGACGGAACAGATGATGCAGGAGTTAAAATGCTTAAAGAAGATATACAACAATTAATAAAAGAGTAA
- the tsaB gene encoding tRNA (adenosine(37)-N6)-threonylcarbamoyltransferase complex dimerization subunit type 1 TsaB yields MVYILNIETATKNCSVSLSKNNKTVAVKELCEEQFNHAEKLHSFIKNVVNEAQISLNDLNAVAVSKGPGSYTGLRIGISAAKGLCYALNIPLIAIDTLAVLAEQLMIDSGFIVPMIDARRMEVFTQIFDAKLQPLSNAEALIIDEHSFQNTTESIHLIGDGALKCTSVLTDRKFVYHNDIVYPSAKQMSRLSYKKYAEKAFEDVAYFEPYYLKDFMLTTKK; encoded by the coding sequence ATGGTTTATATTTTAAATATTGAAACTGCAACAAAAAACTGTTCGGTAAGTTTAAGCAAAAACAACAAAACGGTAGCTGTAAAAGAACTGTGTGAAGAGCAATTTAATCACGCAGAAAAATTACATAGTTTTATCAAAAATGTTGTTAATGAAGCTCAAATTTCTTTAAACGACTTAAATGCCGTTGCAGTAAGTAAAGGCCCGGGTTCTTATACCGGATTGCGAATAGGTATTTCTGCGGCAAAAGGTTTGTGTTATGCTTTGAATATCCCTTTAATTGCTATTGATACATTGGCGGTTTTGGCAGAACAGTTAATGATAGATTCTGGTTTTATTGTTCCGATGATTGACGCACGAAGAATGGAAGTTTTTACTCAGATATTTGATGCAAAATTACAACCATTATCAAATGCAGAAGCTTTGATTATAGACGAACATTCTTTTCAAAATACTACTGAATCTATTCATTTGATAGGCGATGGGGCGTTAAAATGCACTTCGGTTTTAACAGACAGAAAATTTGTGTATCACAATGATATTGTGTATCCGTCGGCAAAGCAAATGAGCAGGTTATCTTATAAAAAATATGCAGAAAAAGCTTTTGAAGATGTAGCTTATTTTGAGCCGTATTACCTGAAAGATTTTATGTTAACCACAAAAAAATAA